Proteins from one Mycobacterium sp. SMC-2 genomic window:
- a CDS encoding SDR family NAD(P)-dependent oxidoreductase, with protein sequence MGLRGLADKVAIVVGGATGIGAATAARLGAEGCRVVVGDIADDAAEQTAARIVTAGGTAAHFAFDLSDPESVAALVDSAATTYGGVDLLFNVGADMSTIRVDTDVVDIDFGTWDRVMAVNLRGYLAAMKYTIPRMLERGGGVIVNMSSAAAFQGEPARPAYATAKAGIGALTRHVASRWGKEGIRCNAVAPGFTATDAIRSAPQWPELQAGALKRIRGTRVGDPDDVAALVAFLCSEEGSWINGQVINIDGGTILR encoded by the coding sequence ATGGGGCTGCGCGGTCTGGCCGACAAGGTCGCGATCGTCGTCGGCGGTGCCACCGGCATCGGTGCGGCAACGGCAGCTCGCCTCGGCGCCGAAGGCTGCCGGGTGGTCGTCGGCGACATCGCCGACGACGCCGCGGAGCAGACGGCCGCGCGCATCGTGACTGCGGGTGGAACGGCGGCGCACTTCGCCTTCGATCTGTCGGATCCCGAATCGGTTGCCGCCCTGGTCGACAGCGCGGCCACCACGTACGGCGGGGTCGACCTGCTGTTCAACGTGGGCGCGGACATGAGCACCATCCGGGTCGACACCGACGTGGTGGATATCGACTTCGGCACCTGGGATCGCGTGATGGCCGTGAACCTGCGCGGATACCTGGCCGCGATGAAGTACACCATCCCGCGAATGTTGGAGCGCGGCGGCGGGGTGATCGTCAACATGTCCTCGGCGGCGGCCTTTCAGGGAGAGCCCGCGCGACCGGCCTACGCCACCGCAAAGGCCGGAATCGGCGCGCTGACAAGGCACGTCGCGTCCCGGTGGGGGAAGGAAGGCATTCGCTGCAACGCCGTCGCACCGGGATTCACCGCCACCGACGCCATCCGCTCCGCACCGCAATGGCCGGAGCTGCAAGCCGGCGCGCTGAAGCGAATCCGCGGAACGCGCGTGGGGGATCCCGACGACGTCGCCGCGCTGGTCGCCTTTCTGTGCTCCGAGGAGGGCTCCTGGATCAACGGACAGGTGATCAACATCGACGGCGGCACCATTCTGCGCTGA
- a CDS encoding zinc-binding dehydrogenase — protein MKVAMVTGPGKAEVVDADRPQIGPHDALVRMRACGICGSDAFYIAIGGIPPRHGRMPLGHEPAGEVVEVGADVSGIGVGDHVVINPMASAGGIIGNGGATGALGDYLLIENAVRGTSLEVIPDHVPWEVAALNEPMAVARHGVNRCKPKPSDKVVVFGAGPIGLGATLAFKSVGVSHVVVADLIPPRLEKALQIGADAVINSAQEDVVRRLIELHGEGESVFPGKAGTDIYLDAAGAPAVVNTALAAAKKGATLGIVGVHKEPVPVEFVNVMSNEINIIGCMGYPDEIFQVTGDLVANWEKYALIVSHTIPFENLGEALELAGSPGAADKVVVTFR, from the coding sequence ATGAAGGTGGCAATGGTGACGGGCCCGGGTAAGGCCGAGGTCGTCGACGCCGACCGCCCCCAGATCGGCCCGCACGACGCGCTCGTCCGGATGCGCGCCTGCGGCATCTGCGGTTCCGACGCGTTCTACATCGCCATCGGCGGTATCCCGCCTCGTCACGGCCGGATGCCGCTGGGGCACGAGCCGGCCGGGGAGGTCGTCGAGGTCGGCGCCGACGTGTCCGGCATCGGGGTGGGTGATCACGTGGTGATCAACCCCATGGCCTCGGCCGGTGGGATCATCGGAAACGGCGGGGCCACTGGGGCACTCGGCGACTACCTGCTCATCGAGAACGCCGTCCGCGGAACCAGCCTGGAGGTCATCCCCGACCACGTCCCGTGGGAGGTCGCCGCGCTCAACGAGCCGATGGCCGTCGCGCGCCACGGCGTCAACCGCTGCAAACCCAAACCGTCGGACAAGGTTGTGGTGTTTGGCGCCGGCCCGATCGGGTTGGGCGCGACGCTGGCCTTCAAATCCGTTGGGGTCAGCCACGTGGTGGTCGCCGATCTGATCCCGCCCCGCCTGGAGAAGGCGTTGCAGATCGGGGCCGACGCGGTCATCAACTCCGCCCAGGAGGACGTCGTCCGCCGCCTGATCGAGTTGCACGGCGAGGGCGAGTCGGTATTCCCTGGGAAGGCGGGCACCGACATCTACCTCGACGCAGCGGGCGCGCCAGCCGTCGTCAACACGGCGCTGGCCGCCGCGAAGAAGGGGGCCACTTTGGGAATCGTCGGGGTGCACAAGGAACCGGTCCCCGTGGAATTCGTCAACGTGATGAGCAATGAGATCAACATCATCGGCTGCATGGGCTACCCCGACGAAATCTTTCAGGTCACCGGCGATCTGGTGGCGAACTGGGAGAAATACGCGCTCATCGTCAGCCATACCATCCCGTTCGAAAACCTCGGCGAAGCGCTCGAGCTGGCCGGCTCCCCGGGCGCCGCCGACAAGGTGGTCGTCACCTTCCGGTAG
- a CDS encoding alpha/beta fold hydrolase, which yields MDIFAEWQDGGTELRWRSTTAANDGREVAVFCRRCGTPGAPALVLVHGFPTSSIDFFALAGELGSEFDMYLLDFPGYGLSDKPAEPYVYSLYDDARLLVYAITQVWNLTDFRMLTHDRGSSVGMIAVEMLAALDPPAVPVDLIVTNANIYLPLSNLTAFQTALLDPATGRPTAAATTPEMLAAGLGANTFMPRRTLDDPEIAALAKCFAHNDGIRVLPDTIQYLHERAADETGWLEALSKSPVNTTVVWGLHDGVAPLRVPNHVWQAYLKTKPGRNRYWVVPGADHYLQCDAPGQLAQIVRLTARGGDIPLQTLGDQPDGAVLVDQS from the coding sequence TTGGACATCTTCGCGGAGTGGCAGGACGGCGGTACGGAACTGCGTTGGCGGTCAACGACCGCCGCCAACGACGGGCGCGAAGTCGCGGTGTTCTGTCGCCGCTGCGGGACACCGGGCGCACCCGCCTTGGTGCTCGTGCACGGCTTCCCGACGTCGAGCATCGACTTTTTCGCCCTGGCGGGTGAGCTGGGCTCGGAGTTCGACATGTACTTACTGGACTTTCCGGGTTACGGCCTGTCGGACAAACCGGCTGAGCCGTACGTCTATTCGCTCTACGACGACGCGCGTCTGCTCGTGTACGCGATCACCCAGGTGTGGAATCTGACCGACTTTCGCATGCTCACCCACGACCGCGGCAGCAGCGTCGGGATGATCGCGGTGGAGATGCTGGCGGCCCTGGATCCGCCTGCCGTACCCGTCGATCTCATCGTGACGAATGCCAACATCTACCTGCCCCTGTCCAACCTGACCGCGTTCCAGACCGCGTTGCTCGACCCCGCGACCGGGCGGCCCACCGCCGCGGCGACGACGCCGGAGATGTTGGCCGCCGGCCTGGGGGCCAACACCTTCATGCCGCGGCGAACGCTCGACGACCCGGAGATCGCCGCGTTGGCGAAGTGCTTCGCCCACAACGACGGGATCCGCGTCCTGCCCGACACCATTCAATATCTCCACGAGCGTGCCGCGGACGAAACGGGTTGGCTGGAAGCGCTTTCCAAGAGCCCGGTCAATACCACCGTGGTGTGGGGGTTGCACGATGGTGTCGCGCCGCTGCGCGTCCCCAACCATGTCTGGCAGGCGTATCTGAAGACCAAGCCCGGCCGCAACCGCTACTGGGTGGTGCCCGGCGCCGACCACTACCTGCAATGCGACGCCCCCGGGCAACTCGCCCAGATCGTTCGTCTCACGGCTCGGGGTGGGGACATTCCGCTGCAGACGCTCGGCGACCAACCCGACGGCGCGGTGCTGGTGGACCAGTCGTAG
- a CDS encoding lipoprotein LpqH — protein MRSPYVLAATGIVLAAGLSGCSGKGGKPASAPSSTPAPVTTTVMIDGNKHTMTARVECSSSAAQPDASPPESGDLTTRINVHDDTASVSLAISDENPPMVDGFAVSLTLATGQYQLPYQATRSATQVQATRQGKSYTVTGTGEATTPGQSGTRPVTFGVHVTCP, from the coding sequence ATGCGAAGCCCGTACGTCCTCGCGGCCACCGGGATCGTGCTGGCGGCCGGTCTGTCCGGCTGTTCCGGCAAGGGCGGGAAACCGGCGTCCGCCCCGAGTTCGACTCCGGCTCCGGTAACCACGACCGTCATGATCGACGGGAACAAACACACCATGACCGCGCGAGTCGAATGCTCCAGTTCGGCGGCGCAACCGGACGCGTCGCCCCCGGAATCGGGGGACCTCACCACCCGCATCAACGTGCACGACGATACGGCGTCAGTGTCACTGGCGATTTCGGACGAGAATCCGCCCATGGTGGACGGATTCGCGGTCTCGCTCACTCTGGCGACCGGTCAATACCAACTCCCCTATCAGGCCACCAGGTCGGCAACCCAGGTCCAGGCAACCAGGCAGGGCAAGAGTTACACGGTGACCGGGACGGGCGAAGCGACAACACCCGGCCAAAGCGGCACGCGCCCGGTGACTTTCGGGGTGCACGTCACCTGCCCGTGA